From the genome of Mycetocola spongiae, one region includes:
- a CDS encoding sugar ABC transporter ATP-binding protein, with the protein MTRSAPDASSPGQPPLLELRDAHKVYGATRALDGAALRLRAGTVTGLIGENGAGKSTLVKTLSGLVQIDSGQLLIDGVPLSIGSVPEARAAGICTVFQELSFIPDLSVAENLILSTVAPGAPWPRARRAREARAAELAARWGLHDLPVSSPIASLSLRDRQLVEILGAVVREPRVLILDEPTSSLLPEDTAWLHGVLRRLSAGGCATLFISHMLDEVEAFCDSVTVQRNGRHIATVPIAEFSRPAAIEQMIGRSFGAAYPPKTPAAADAAPLLETRDLRAAHGLTSATLTLGEGEIVGVAGLEGQGQRELFEVLAGALRKTGGSIVFAGEPRRIHSPRAALRLGKRRGGIAFVPPERKTQGLVLDLSVRKNTALTVLSRVSRAGFISRRRESALVEKTLRAVDVNLDRLDTPVRALSGGNQQKVVFARAIVTDPRVLLLYDPTRGVDIGTKFELYALIQQVAAAGTGVLMYSTEIPELVNICHRVLVMYNGEIVAELRGDAITESALMGAALGSPTERESA; encoded by the coding sequence GTGACCCGCAGCGCACCCGACGCTTCCTCCCCCGGACAGCCCCCACTCCTGGAACTCCGCGACGCCCATAAGGTTTATGGCGCCACCCGGGCCCTGGACGGGGCGGCCCTCCGCCTGCGGGCGGGCACCGTGACCGGCCTGATCGGCGAGAACGGCGCGGGAAAATCCACGCTCGTGAAGACCCTCAGCGGCCTCGTCCAGATCGACTCCGGCCAGCTCCTGATCGACGGGGTACCGCTCAGCATCGGCTCGGTACCCGAGGCCCGCGCCGCGGGAATCTGCACGGTATTCCAGGAGCTGAGCTTCATCCCCGACCTCTCGGTCGCGGAAAACCTCATCCTCTCCACCGTGGCCCCCGGCGCCCCCTGGCCCCGCGCCCGCCGCGCCCGCGAGGCCCGCGCCGCGGAACTCGCGGCACGCTGGGGCCTGCACGATCTGCCCGTATCCTCGCCGATCGCCTCGCTCTCGCTGCGCGACCGCCAGCTCGTGGAAATCCTCGGGGCGGTGGTGCGCGAACCGCGCGTGCTGATCCTCGACGAGCCCACCTCCTCGCTGCTCCCCGAGGACACCGCCTGGCTGCACGGCGTGCTGCGCCGGCTCTCCGCGGGCGGCTGCGCAACCCTGTTTATCTCGCATATGCTCGACGAGGTTGAGGCATTCTGCGATTCCGTGACCGTGCAGCGCAACGGCCGCCATATCGCCACCGTGCCGATCGCCGAATTCTCCCGGCCCGCCGCCATCGAGCAGATGATCGGACGCTCCTTCGGCGCCGCCTATCCCCCCAAAACCCCCGCCGCCGCGGATGCCGCACCGCTCCTGGAAACCCGGGACCTGCGCGCCGCCCACGGGCTCACCTCCGCAACCCTGACCCTCGGCGAGGGCGAGATCGTGGGCGTGGCCGGGCTGGAGGGCCAGGGCCAACGCGAACTCTTTGAGGTGCTCGCGGGGGCGCTGCGCAAGACCGGAGGCAGCATCGTCTTCGCGGGCGAACCGCGCCGGATCCACTCGCCCCGCGCCGCCCTGCGCCTCGGAAAGCGCCGCGGCGGGATCGCCTTTGTGCCGCCCGAGCGGAAAACCCAGGGCCTCGTGCTTGACCTGAGCGTGCGCAAAAACACCGCGCTGACCGTGCTCTCCCGGGTATCCCGGGCGGGCTTCATCTCGCGTCGGCGCGAATCGGCGCTGGTGGAAAAAACCCTGCGCGCCGTGGACGTGAACCTCGACCGCCTGGATACCCCCGTGCGCGCCCTGAGCGGCGGAAACCAGCAGAAGGTGGTCTTTGCGCGGGCCATCGTGACCGATCCGCGCGTCCTTCTTCTGTACGATCCCACGCGCGGCGTGGATATCGGAACCAAATTTGAACTCTATGCGCTGATCCAGCAGGTCGCCGCCGCGGGAACGGGGGTGCTGATGTACTCCACGGAAATCCCCGAGCTCGTGAATATCTGCCATCGCGTACTCGTGATGTATAACGGCGAGATTGTGGCCGAGCTGCGCGGGGACGCGATCACCGAATCCGCGCTTATGGGGGCCGCCCTCGGCTCCCCCACCGAAAGGGAATCCGCATGA
- a CDS encoding muconolactone Delta-isomerase, translated as MEFLVEISINLPPETDPALREDLYAREGARAAELTASGALSRIWRVPGRRANWSLYRVADATELHGLLASLPLYAWMDITVHPLATHPADPYRD; from the coding sequence ATGGAATTTCTGGTGGAGATCAGCATTAACCTGCCCCCCGAGACGGACCCCGCGCTGCGCGAGGATCTCTACGCCCGCGAGGGTGCGCGGGCCGCGGAGCTCACCGCCTCCGGGGCGCTGAGCCGGATCTGGCGCGTGCCCGGGCGGCGCGCAAATTGGAGCCTCTATCGTGTCGCCGATGCGACCGAGCTGCACGGGCTGCTCGCCTCGCTACCGCTATACGCCTGGATGGATATCACGGTGCATCCGCTTGCCACCCATCCCGCCGATCCCTACCGGGACTGA
- a CDS encoding mandelate racemase/muconate lactonizing enzyme family protein codes for MEPEISADRITRVRVWTCALPLPYPLRLGPISYVTRDYVVLRIDTAGGLSGRAVGYARNTPLHEATAGLAAQILGEPADPVAVSATLRSRFSPGWAALVRAASLIDGALWDIRARALGVPLAQALAPEAAPRATPVPLMAVAGYFPDRRPEGAVLDEIRRFVDEGYTIMKYMVQGVDAAQDLRALSRAREILPAGVELAADFHGVFHRAEDYARHSAGLADLGLLFAEDPVPAFETREVGRCVGAAGLDIASGEDVITPSAYRELSGHGVRYLRVDATTVGGPALARAGLDSAAPGSVLPHVWPHLHAALAERSEAVRALEVIPEYVGAEPLSRILTEPMPISGGRWSHSTRPGLDLPLDWEAVARTASAHSTLKKE; via the coding sequence ATGGAACCTGAAATCTCCGCGGATCGCATCACCCGCGTGCGCGTGTGGACGTGCGCCCTGCCCCTGCCCTATCCGCTGCGGCTGGGACCCATCTCCTATGTCACGCGCGATTATGTGGTGCTGCGCATCGATACCGCGGGGGGCCTGAGCGGGCGGGCCGTGGGTTATGCCCGCAATACGCCGCTGCACGAGGCCACCGCGGGCCTGGCCGCCCAGATTCTGGGGGAGCCCGCCGATCCCGTGGCGGTGTCCGCGACCCTGCGCTCGCGCTTCTCCCCGGGATGGGCGGCACTCGTGCGGGCGGCCTCGCTGATCGATGGTGCGCTCTGGGATATCCGGGCCCGCGCACTCGGGGTCCCCCTCGCGCAGGCCCTCGCCCCCGAGGCGGCCCCGCGCGCCACCCCGGTTCCGCTGATGGCCGTGGCCGGGTATTTCCCGGACCGCCGCCCGGAGGGGGCCGTGCTGGATGAGATCCGCCGGTTTGTGGACGAGGGCTATACGATCATGAAATATATGGTGCAGGGCGTGGACGCCGCCCAGGATCTGCGGGCGCTCTCGCGGGCGCGCGAGATCCTTCCGGCCGGCGTGGAACTCGCGGCCGATTTCCACGGGGTTTTTCATCGCGCCGAGGACTATGCCCGGCATAGCGCCGGGCTGGCCGACCTCGGGCTGCTCTTCGCCGAGGACCCGGTGCCCGCGTTTGAGACCCGGGAGGTGGGCCGCTGTGTGGGCGCGGCCGGGCTGGATATCGCCTCGGGCGAGGACGTGATCACGCCGTCCGCCTATCGGGAACTGAGCGGGCACGGCGTGCGCTATCTGCGCGTGGATGCCACCACCGTGGGCGGCCCGGCCCTCGCGCGGGCGGGGCTGGACTCGGCCGCACCCGGGAGCGTGCTGCCGCATGTCTGGCCGCACCTGCACGCGGCCCTCGCGGAGCGCTCGGAGGCGGTGCGAGCGCTGGAGGTCATCCCCGAATATGTCGGGGCGGAACCGCTGTCCCGGATCCTGACCGAACCCATGCCGATCTCGGGAGGCCGCTGGAGCCACTCGACCCGGCCCGGGCTGGACCTCCCCCTGGACTGGGAGGCGGTGGCCCGCACGGCCTCCGCGCACAGCACCCTTAAGAAGGAGTGA
- a CDS encoding ABC transporter permease — translation MTTTAPAATRGRPFTGLFSRGLLDFGTAGRPVAAIWIALALMCALVLIVRPALLRPASLETILVLAAITIMVGLGQGAVIFIGGIDLSIPWTMSSSAILFAGITGGRSELLLPGLLAALALGVGVGLANGIGSIRFGVHPVVMTLAMNAVLQGATLGYTGGSVTGSPPAEAGWLMTGDLLGIAPILWVMLVLVLAVTLVLRSGTFGRRLNAVGLAPESARLAGTSSARLSVLMYVLSSLCAVLAGIMLSGLASQSYLGMGDPYLLGSIAVVALGGAAFSGGRGHFLGTVGAGILLSLLTSLLTTYQLPEAVKQIAFGAVILVAIIAGTLRSRRRSPQKPLPTPAVPTFKGETR, via the coding sequence ATGACCACGACCGCCCCCGCCGCGACCCGCGGCCGCCCGTTTACCGGGCTGTTCTCCCGCGGCCTCCTCGATTTTGGTACCGCCGGCCGCCCCGTGGCCGCGATCTGGATCGCGCTCGCCCTGATGTGCGCGCTGGTCCTGATCGTGCGCCCCGCCCTCCTGCGCCCCGCGAGCCTGGAGACCATCCTGGTGCTCGCGGCCATCACCATCATGGTGGGCCTGGGCCAGGGCGCCGTGATTTTCATCGGCGGAATCGACCTCTCGATTCCGTGGACGATGAGCTCCTCCGCGATCCTCTTTGCCGGAATCACCGGCGGCCGCTCCGAGCTGCTGCTGCCGGGCCTGCTGGCAGCGCTGGCGCTGGGCGTGGGGGTGGGGCTTGCAAACGGAATCGGCAGCATCCGCTTCGGGGTGCATCCGGTGGTGATGACCCTCGCGATGAACGCCGTTCTTCAGGGGGCCACCCTGGGCTATACCGGCGGCTCCGTGACCGGTTCACCCCCGGCCGAGGCCGGCTGGCTGATGACCGGCGACCTGCTGGGCATCGCGCCGATCCTCTGGGTCATGCTGGTGCTGGTCCTCGCCGTGACCCTCGTCCTGCGCTCCGGCACATTCGGTCGCCGCCTCAACGCGGTGGGCCTCGCTCCCGAGTCCGCGCGCCTCGCCGGAACCTCCTCCGCGCGCCTATCCGTCCTGATGTATGTGCTGTCCTCGCTCTGCGCGGTGCTTGCCGGAATCATGCTCTCGGGCCTCGCCTCGCAGAGCTATCTGGGCATGGGTGATCCCTATCTGCTGGGGTCCATCGCCGTGGTTGCACTCGGGGGCGCCGCCTTCTCGGGTGGTCGCGGGCACTTCCTCGGCACCGTGGGCGCCGGCATTCTGCTGAGCCTGCTCACCTCGCTGCTGACCACATATCAGCTGCCCGAGGCGGTAAAACAGATCGCCTTTGGTGCCGTGATCCTCGTGGCCATCATTGCCGGGACGCTGCGCTCGCGCCGGCGCTCCCCCCAAAAACCCCTCCCCACCCCCGCAGTACCGACTTTCAAAGGAGAAACACGGTGA
- a CDS encoding ABC transporter permease yields MTASTHRLQSRLLGTVSRGVESGVLVSAVFLIGLFAVLIARQPSILEPTQLRYLIINASLALALAAAGLALVVLVGGLDLSVAGVIAVSNAILTTQLRGGILTQILVLLAVIALGAVIGFLNGFIVTRFRLEPVVVTLGTGFVLGGVALLLLPKPAGIDPSATGVVSVVTGEIFGIPIGALVLALIFWGWWAIRRSRFGSALIAVGSDPEAAAQNGIAVNRTKLAAFTGSGALYALAGIALTSQTLGGDPLTGGSFLLGTFAAVVIGGLRLGGGRGSISGALLGAITITIAVNVLFVLGFASYWSTIARGLLLLLAIALQSVAVLLLRRARPTPPPIRVGEVPAASERSPR; encoded by the coding sequence ATGACCGCCAGTACGCACCGGCTTCAGTCCCGGCTCCTGGGCACCGTGAGCCGCGGCGTGGAGAGTGGCGTGCTGGTCTCGGCCGTGTTTTTGATCGGGCTCTTTGCGGTCCTGATCGCGCGCCAGCCCAGCATCCTCGAACCCACCCAGCTGCGCTATCTCATTATTAACGCCAGCCTCGCGCTGGCCCTGGCCGCCGCCGGGCTCGCCCTGGTGGTGCTCGTGGGCGGCCTGGATCTCTCCGTGGCCGGGGTGATCGCCGTGAGCAACGCGATCCTGACCACCCAGCTGCGCGGCGGGATTCTGACCCAGATCCTGGTGCTGCTCGCGGTGATCGCGCTCGGCGCGGTGATCGGCTTCCTCAACGGATTCATCGTCACCCGCTTCCGGCTGGAACCCGTGGTGGTAACCCTCGGCACCGGATTTGTGCTCGGCGGCGTGGCCCTCCTGCTGCTGCCCAAGCCCGCGGGCATCGACCCCTCGGCCACCGGCGTGGTCTCGGTGGTGACCGGCGAAATCTTCGGAATCCCGATCGGCGCGCTTGTGCTCGCCCTGATCTTCTGGGGCTGGTGGGCGATTCGTCGCTCGCGCTTTGGCAGCGCCCTGATCGCCGTGGGAAGCGATCCCGAGGCCGCGGCCCAAAACGGGATCGCCGTGAACCGCACCAAGCTCGCTGCCTTCACCGGCTCGGGTGCGCTCTATGCGCTGGCCGGAATCGCGCTGACCTCGCAGACGCTCGGCGGGGACCCGCTCACGGGCGGCAGCTTCCTGCTGGGCACCTTTGCCGCCGTGGTGATCGGCGGGCTGCGCCTCGGCGGCGGCCGAGGCTCGATCTCGGGCGCGCTGCTCGGGGCGATCACCATCACGATCGCCGTCAACGTGCTCTTTGTGCTGGGCTTTGCCAGCTATTGGTCCACGATCGCCCGCGGCCTGCTGCTGCTACTCGCGATCGCCCTGCAATCGGTGGCCGTGCTGCTCTTGCGCCGGGCCCGCCCCACTCCGCCACCCATCCGCGTGGGAGAGGTCCCCGCCGCCAGTGAAAGGTCCCCGCGATGA
- a CDS encoding sugar ABC transporter substrate-binding protein, protein MKTSKLISAGALLAAAALTLVGCSGEAAPQASGDGSGYRVALSMSYTGNDWQATSRNLITAAAEMDPLKDKVAGVDVFVSGDEAQNQISQLQQMIAQKYDAIIVYPISPTALNQTIKMACDSGIKVFAYDATVTEPCAYNVTYDQAEYATKSAEHLSKLMGNKGNVVMITGVAGTSTDEDRNAAAIKTFEKNGIKVLDQCAGDWAQGPSGECMSRFLAAFDNIDGVWSQAGGVSLTAAFDAANRPYVPILSEGENAWRLALADPAYAAKGLVGASVGSPQYQGVAALHLAVDALEGKDVEHNVNVGFGWVTQDEVKVCETGSLAELEAGCNAFAQDLVSPGFFADWFSEKWTPGMDLSIALSGKAAK, encoded by the coding sequence GTGAAAACCTCAAAACTAATCTCGGCAGGCGCGCTTCTGGCCGCCGCCGCACTGACCCTCGTGGGCTGTAGCGGCGAGGCCGCACCCCAGGCCTCGGGCGATGGCTCGGGCTATCGCGTGGCCCTGAGCATGAGCTATACCGGCAACGACTGGCAGGCCACCTCGCGCAACCTGATCACGGCCGCGGCCGAGATGGACCCGCTGAAGGATAAGGTCGCGGGCGTGGATGTTTTTGTCTCGGGCGACGAGGCACAGAACCAGATCTCGCAGCTGCAGCAGATGATCGCGCAGAAATATGATGCGATCATCGTCTACCCGATCTCCCCCACCGCGCTGAACCAGACCATTAAGATGGCCTGCGACTCGGGCATTAAGGTCTTCGCCTATGACGCGACCGTGACCGAGCCCTGCGCCTATAACGTCACCTACGACCAGGCCGAATACGCCACCAAGAGCGCCGAGCACCTCTCGAAGCTCATGGGCAATAAGGGCAATGTTGTGATGATCACGGGCGTCGCGGGCACCTCGACCGATGAGGACCGCAATGCCGCCGCGATTAAGACATTCGAGAAAAACGGCATCAAGGTGCTGGACCAGTGCGCCGGAGACTGGGCCCAGGGCCCCTCGGGCGAGTGCATGTCCCGCTTCCTCGCCGCGTTTGATAATATCGACGGCGTTTGGTCCCAGGCCGGTGGCGTCTCGCTGACCGCCGCCTTTGATGCCGCAAACCGCCCCTATGTACCGATCCTCTCCGAGGGTGAAAACGCGTGGCGCCTGGCGCTGGCCGATCCCGCCTATGCCGCCAAGGGCCTCGTGGGTGCCTCGGTGGGTTCACCCCAGTATCAGGGCGTCGCTGCACTGCACCTCGCGGTGGATGCACTCGAGGGCAAGGACGTGGAGCATAACGTGAACGTGGGCTTCGGCTGGGTCACCCAGGACGAGGTCAAGGTATGCGAGACTGGTTCCCTCGCGGAGCTTGAGGCCGGCTGTAATGCCTTCGCCCAGGACCTGGTCTCCCCCGGATTCTTCGCCGACTGGTTCAGCGAGAAGTGGACCCCCGGCATGGACCTGAGCATCGCCCTGAGCGGCAAGGCCGCAAAGTAA
- a CDS encoding glucose 1-dehydrogenase produces the protein MARVSGKIALISGGSRGMGAAHARKLVAEGAQVVIGDLLDAEGEALAAELGANARYIHLDVTQPGDWEKAVALAVAEFGGLNVLVNNAGIANGAPAEDFKLEDWNKILDINLTGTFLGMQKAIPAMKATGPGSIINISSIEGLRGSPLLHGYVASKFAVRGITKSVALEVAEHGIRVNSIHPGLIETPMTAGLSAERMSIPLGRGAKPEEVSDLVLFLASDESGYSTGSEFVIDGGLTMGVSLK, from the coding sequence ATGGCTCGTGTATCCGGAAAAATTGCATTGATCAGTGGCGGCTCCCGGGGCATGGGCGCGGCGCACGCCCGCAAGCTGGTGGCCGAGGGCGCGCAGGTGGTCATCGGAGACCTGCTTGATGCCGAGGGTGAGGCGCTGGCCGCCGAGCTCGGCGCAAACGCGCGCTATATCCACCTCGACGTGACGCAGCCCGGCGACTGGGAGAAGGCCGTGGCGCTCGCCGTGGCCGAGTTTGGTGGGCTCAACGTGCTGGTGAATAACGCCGGTATCGCCAATGGCGCCCCCGCCGAGGACTTTAAGCTTGAGGACTGGAATAAGATCCTCGATATTAACCTCACCGGAACCTTCCTCGGAATGCAGAAGGCCATCCCCGCGATGAAGGCCACGGGCCCCGGCTCGATCATCAACATATCCTCGATCGAGGGCCTGCGCGGCAGCCCGCTGCTGCACGGCTATGTGGCCTCCAAATTTGCCGTCCGCGGGATCACCAAATCGGTGGCCCTGGAGGTGGCCGAGCACGGTATCCGCGTGAACTCGATCCACCCCGGCCTGATCGAGACGCCGATGACCGCGGGCCTGTCCGCCGAGCGAATGAGCATTCCGCTCGGCCGCGGCGCGAAGCCCGAGGAGGTCTCCGACCTCGTGCTCTTCCTCGCCTCGGATGAGTCCGGCTATTCCACGGGCTCCGAGTTTGTGATCGACGGCGGCCTCACGATGGGCGTCTCGCTGAAGTAG